The Sinomonas sp. P10A9 genome includes a window with the following:
- a CDS encoding RNA polymerase sigma factor → MDTKQPFEKLVELHGAAVLRVCRAVVGPLDADDVWQETFISALRAYTELPADANIEAWLVTIAHRRSLDSVRAAARRAVPIESVPDRESPLGIPDPPGDGVWNHVARLPDKQRRVIAYRYLADLPFTEIAAIVGGTPAAARRSAADGIKKLRILTSEDLPEGDSHEQH, encoded by the coding sequence ATGGACACGAAACAGCCCTTCGAAAAGCTCGTCGAGCTCCACGGCGCCGCGGTGCTGCGCGTCTGCCGCGCAGTCGTCGGCCCGCTTGACGCCGACGACGTCTGGCAGGAGACCTTCATCTCCGCACTGCGGGCCTACACCGAGCTACCGGCAGACGCGAACATCGAGGCGTGGCTCGTGACCATCGCCCACCGGCGCTCCTTAGACTCCGTCCGGGCCGCGGCTCGGCGCGCCGTTCCGATCGAGTCAGTCCCGGACCGCGAATCGCCTCTGGGGATTCCGGACCCGCCCGGTGACGGTGTCTGGAACCACGTCGCCCGGCTGCCCGACAAGCAGCGGCGGGTCATCGCCTACCGCTACCTGGCCGATCTTCCCTTCACCGAGATCGCCGCAATCGTTGGCGGCACGCCTGCCGCGGCCCGCCGTTCCGCGGCGGACGGCATCAAGAAGCTCCGCATCCTCACCTCGGAAGATCTGCCCGAAGGAGACAGTCATGAACAGCACTGA
- a CDS encoding RNA polymerase sigma factor, with protein sequence MQTAEGPGPVDTVEGHGGPTALFTAAYRAFSGPVRGYLHARGVDDPDAVTHDVFLALYTRMKPPKGAGSPGVSGGLDGAKALAFTIAHGRAVDHHRRRARTPHLVPHEAETDPRRAPTTPEDSVVETSGALELLDILPDDYREVLLLRVVADLSIEQTAAIMDRTAGAVKQLQRRALTALRNHVPTTELSRP encoded by the coding sequence TTGCAGACAGCAGAAGGCCCCGGGCCCGTCGACACTGTGGAAGGCCACGGTGGCCCGACCGCGCTCTTCACGGCCGCCTACCGCGCGTTTTCGGGTCCCGTCAGGGGCTATCTCCACGCGCGGGGCGTCGACGACCCAGACGCCGTCACGCACGATGTCTTCCTCGCGCTCTACACCAGGATGAAGCCGCCCAAGGGTGCGGGCTCGCCGGGGGTCTCCGGCGGGCTCGACGGCGCCAAGGCGCTCGCCTTCACGATCGCCCACGGCCGCGCAGTAGACCACCACCGGCGCCGCGCACGGACCCCGCATCTGGTACCGCACGAAGCGGAGACCGACCCTCGCCGGGCCCCAACGACCCCCGAGGACTCGGTGGTCGAGACCAGCGGTGCGCTCGAACTCCTCGACATCCTCCCCGACGACTACCGCGAGGTGCTCCTCCTGCGTGTAGTCGCGGACCTCTCGATCGAGCAGACTGCGGCGATCATGGATCGGACCGCCGGAGCGGTCAAGCAGCTCCAGCGCCGGGCCCTTACAGCACTCCGCAACCACGTGCCCACAACAGAACTGAGCAGGCCATGA
- a CDS encoding ABC transporter permease, with amino-acid sequence MSPTARRGGGLAAALWAQSWTEVVKVLRTPEYLVGVVVLPAILFAMFGLAQSSQRLPSGTGVGVILFGSFSCYGVVSQALFSMGGDIAQERAKGWLRRLFATPMPMIAYFVGKLVLNIVFSVGIVLLISAVALFGGIRFELGPWAAASAIAVTGSVAFATTGTAIAYWVRTRAATTIVNLVFLPLSFLSGYFMPLSVLPKVFSDVAPWVPTHHLGLLVWTSLAPKDELHFLGVSADFSPLRSWSIVVGWFVLMTVVTGLGYRRAARREQP; translated from the coding sequence TTGAGCCCGACCGCCCGCCGGGGAGGCGGCCTCGCGGCCGCGCTGTGGGCGCAGAGCTGGACCGAGGTCGTCAAGGTGCTCCGCACGCCCGAGTACCTGGTCGGCGTCGTGGTGCTGCCGGCCATCCTCTTCGCGATGTTCGGCCTCGCCCAGTCGAGCCAGAGACTGCCGTCGGGGACGGGGGTCGGCGTAATCCTCTTCGGATCGTTCTCCTGCTACGGGGTCGTGAGCCAGGCACTCTTCTCGATGGGCGGCGACATTGCGCAGGAACGCGCCAAGGGCTGGCTGCGACGGCTCTTCGCGACGCCCATGCCGATGATCGCCTACTTCGTGGGCAAGCTCGTGCTCAATATCGTCTTCTCCGTAGGCATCGTGCTGCTCATCAGCGCCGTCGCCCTGTTCGGCGGGATCAGGTTCGAGCTCGGGCCGTGGGCCGCGGCATCGGCGATCGCGGTGACGGGGTCGGTCGCGTTCGCCACGACGGGGACGGCCATCGCCTACTGGGTGCGCACACGCGCCGCCACGACGATCGTCAACCTCGTGTTCCTCCCGCTTTCCTTCCTGTCGGGGTACTTCATGCCCCTGTCCGTGCTTCCCAAGGTCTTCAGCGACGTCGCCCCGTGGGTCCCGACGCACCATCTGGGCCTCCTGGTCTGGACCTCGCTCGCGCCGAAGGACGAACTCCACTTCCTGGGGGTCTCCGCGGACTTCAGCCCCCTGCGCAGTTGGAGCATCGTCGTCGGATGGTTCGTGCTCATGACCGTCGTCACGGGGCTCGGCTACCGGCGCGCGGCCCGCCGCGAGCAGCCGTGA
- the upp gene encoding uracil phosphoribosyltransferase: MRTLVVEHPLVAHKLTVLRDKNTPSPVFRQLTEELVTLLAYEATREVRTEPVTIETPITTTVGTAFTKPTPLVVPILRAGLGMLEGMVKLVPTAEVGFLGMARDEETLDIVTYAERLPEDLTGRQVFVLDPMLATGGTLIEAMKFLFRRGTSEITCICLLAAPEGLKRLEDSLGDANVRIVLASVDERLNERSYIVPGLGDAGDRLYGLAK, from the coding sequence ATGCGAACTCTCGTCGTCGAGCACCCCCTCGTGGCCCACAAGCTGACCGTCCTGCGGGACAAGAACACGCCCAGCCCCGTCTTCCGCCAGCTGACCGAAGAGCTCGTGACCCTTCTGGCCTACGAGGCGACCCGGGAAGTGCGCACCGAGCCGGTCACGATCGAAACGCCCATCACCACGACGGTCGGCACCGCATTCACGAAGCCGACTCCGCTCGTGGTGCCGATCCTCCGAGCGGGCCTCGGCATGCTCGAGGGCATGGTCAAGCTCGTTCCGACGGCAGAGGTCGGCTTCCTCGGCATGGCGCGGGATGAGGAGACCCTCGATATCGTCACGTATGCCGAGCGCCTCCCCGAGGACCTCACCGGCCGTCAGGTGTTTGTGCTCGACCCCATGCTGGCCACCGGTGGCACCCTCATCGAGGCCATGAAGTTCCTGTTCCGCCGGGGAACAAGTGAGATCACGTGCATCTGCCTGCTCGCAGCGCCCGAGGGCCTCAAGCGGCTCGAGGACAGCCTCGGCGATGCGAATGTCAGGATCGTGCTCGCCTCGGTTGACGAGCGCCTCAATGAGAGGTCCTACATCGTGCCGGGCCTCGGGGACGCCGGCGACCGCCTCTACGGCCTCGCCAAGTAG
- a CDS encoding ATP-dependent DNA ligase — MADSEILHVDGPDGAREVKLSSPNKVLWPGVEGGGPITKRDLAQYLIAVASPFLHLNGDRPMTLQRFPEGIEGEEFFSKRPPRGAPPYLRTVTCTYPSHRRHDQLVFDEPAALAWAAQMGTVTFHPWPVRTANLDNPDELRIDLDPQPGRAFGDAVIAAQALREVMAEAGLTAYAKISGNRGVHVYARIRPTHEFQDVRHAVIGIARELERRMPELVTTSWWKEERGERVFVDFNQANRDRTIAAAYSPRPLPHAPVSTPLTWDELAEADPRDFTVRTVPALLSSRDCPWADIDAAPGDVAGALALWEQDLERGLGELNFPPDYPKMPGEPPRVPPSRRKADRADSEYTAPKAERDAEWGTAIAPPYGPMLAKPVKKLPEGDFLYEPKWDGFRSIVWRSGDRVEIGSRNALPMTRYFPELVEAFVRNLPDHSVIDGEIILIDPASGDRLNFDALQQRIHPAASRVAKLSAATPASFVAFDLLALGQVDYVARPFRERRTALEEALKDAEPPVYLTQATKDPALALEWFSAFEGAGLDGIIAKPLGELYAEDKRVMSKLKHERTADCVLAGYRLYKDEPDAIGSLLLGLYDAGGQLSSVGVIGAFPMARRRELFTELQPLVTTFDGHPWAWAQPADVTPDNRDQSIPRTPTAAAHSRWNANKDLSFTPLRPERVIEVRYDHMEGDRFRHTAQWVRWREDRTPESCTYGQLEEPVNYDLSSVLAGNQ, encoded by the coding sequence ATGGCGGATTCTGAGATCCTGCACGTGGACGGGCCCGACGGCGCTCGAGAGGTCAAGCTGAGCAGTCCCAACAAGGTGCTGTGGCCCGGCGTCGAGGGCGGCGGACCCATCACCAAACGCGACCTGGCCCAGTACCTGATCGCGGTGGCATCCCCGTTCCTGCACCTCAACGGCGATAGGCCCATGACGCTGCAGCGCTTTCCAGAGGGGATCGAGGGCGAGGAGTTCTTCTCGAAGCGTCCGCCGCGTGGCGCGCCGCCATACCTGAGGACTGTGACGTGCACCTACCCGTCGCATCGGCGTCACGACCAGCTCGTCTTCGATGAACCCGCTGCGCTCGCGTGGGCGGCACAGATGGGAACGGTCACGTTCCACCCGTGGCCGGTGCGCACGGCCAATCTGGACAACCCGGACGAGCTCCGCATCGATCTGGACCCCCAGCCCGGCCGGGCGTTCGGCGACGCCGTCATCGCGGCCCAGGCCCTGCGCGAGGTCATGGCAGAGGCCGGCCTCACCGCCTATGCGAAGATTTCAGGCAATCGGGGGGTCCACGTCTACGCGCGCATCCGGCCCACGCACGAGTTCCAGGATGTGCGGCACGCCGTCATCGGCATCGCACGCGAGTTGGAGCGGCGCATGCCGGAACTGGTGACGACGTCCTGGTGGAAGGAGGAGCGCGGCGAACGCGTCTTCGTCGACTTCAATCAGGCCAACCGCGACCGCACGATCGCCGCCGCCTACTCGCCCAGGCCCCTGCCGCACGCGCCGGTCTCCACCCCGCTGACGTGGGACGAGCTGGCCGAGGCGGACCCTCGCGACTTCACGGTCCGCACGGTTCCGGCGCTCCTGTCCTCGCGGGACTGCCCGTGGGCGGACATCGACGCCGCTCCCGGCGATGTCGCTGGCGCGCTGGCCCTGTGGGAACAGGACCTCGAACGCGGACTCGGTGAGCTCAATTTCCCGCCCGACTACCCCAAGATGCCCGGCGAACCGCCGCGGGTCCCGCCGAGCCGGCGCAAGGCTGACCGTGCGGACTCCGAATACACGGCGCCGAAGGCGGAACGGGACGCCGAGTGGGGCACCGCCATCGCGCCTCCGTACGGGCCGATGCTGGCGAAGCCGGTGAAGAAGCTCCCCGAAGGCGACTTCCTGTACGAGCCCAAGTGGGATGGCTTCCGCTCCATCGTGTGGCGCTCCGGCGACCGGGTAGAGATCGGATCGCGGAACGCCCTGCCCATGACCCGCTACTTTCCGGAACTCGTCGAAGCCTTCGTGCGGAACCTGCCCGACCACTCCGTCATCGACGGCGAGATCATCCTGATCGACCCCGCGTCCGGGGATCGGCTCAACTTCGACGCCCTTCAGCAGCGCATCCACCCGGCGGCCTCGCGCGTCGCCAAGCTCAGCGCTGCGACGCCCGCCAGCTTCGTCGCGTTCGACCTGCTCGCGCTGGGGCAGGTCGACTACGTCGCGCGTCCCTTCCGAGAACGGCGCACGGCGCTCGAGGAGGCGCTGAAGGACGCCGAGCCGCCGGTCTACCTCACCCAGGCGACCAAGGACCCCGCTCTGGCCCTCGAGTGGTTCAGTGCGTTCGAGGGGGCTGGCCTGGACGGCATCATCGCCAAGCCCCTCGGAGAGCTCTACGCCGAGGACAAGCGGGTCATGTCCAAACTCAAGCATGAGCGAACGGCGGACTGCGTCCTCGCCGGCTACCGGCTATACAAGGACGAGCCCGACGCCATCGGGTCCCTGCTCCTGGGCCTGTACGACGCGGGCGGCCAGCTGTCTTCGGTGGGAGTCATCGGGGCCTTCCCGATGGCCCGCCGCCGCGAGCTCTTCACGGAGCTGCAGCCGCTCGTCACGACGTTTGACGGCCATCCGTGGGCCTGGGCGCAGCCCGCCGACGTGACCCCCGACAACCGCGACCAATCGATCCCCCGCACTCCGACGGCGGCGGCCCACTCCCGCTGGAACGCGAACAAGGATCTCTCCTTCACCCCGCTGCGCCCGGAACGGGTCATCGAGGTGAGGTACGACCACATGGAGGGCGACCGTTTCCGCCACACCGCACAGTGGGTGCGGTGGCGGGAGGACCGCACGCCTGAGTCGTGCACCTATGGCCAGCTCGAGGAGCCGGTCAACTACGACCTCTCCTCGGTGCTGGCCGGGAACCAGTAG
- a CDS encoding protein tyrosine phosphatase, giving the protein MSVFTVLASSKIAAGAAALGALTVGGVGTAAYTGALPTDAQQVAHQMIGAPAPEPVQDAQAAAAAAAAKAATDSQARGAQTAGSATSTASEAASDASAHAAQSATASGAADLDVVGLCHANAQGSLDAASAGYKSLVLAAKGEANLSAYCSGAGQSASAQGAGSGDMNAALPNTPGLPSASSLPGQGTLPSEPSVPASTPSLPATVPALPAAAQPGTHQ; this is encoded by the coding sequence ATGTCTGTCTTCACCGTGCTCGCCTCGAGCAAGATCGCGGCGGGCGCAGCCGCCCTCGGCGCCCTGACGGTTGGCGGCGTCGGCACCGCTGCCTACACCGGCGCGCTGCCCACCGATGCCCAGCAGGTCGCGCACCAGATGATCGGCGCCCCCGCCCCGGAGCCTGTCCAGGACGCGCAGGCCGCCGCCGCGGCCGCGGCGGCAAAGGCCGCTACCGACAGCCAGGCCCGCGGAGCCCAGACCGCTGGCTCGGCCACCTCCACGGCCTCCGAGGCCGCCAGCGACGCGTCGGCACACGCCGCGCAGTCTGCCACGGCGTCGGGGGCCGCAGACCTCGACGTCGTCGGGCTCTGCCACGCGAACGCGCAGGGAAGCCTCGACGCGGCCTCGGCGGGCTACAAGAGCCTGGTCCTTGCCGCGAAGGGCGAGGCCAACCTGTCCGCCTACTGCAGCGGTGCCGGCCAGTCCGCCTCCGCCCAGGGAGCAGGGTCCGGGGACATGAACGCGGCCCTCCCCAACACGCCGGGACTGCCGTCCGCGTCCTCCCTCCCGGGCCAGGGCACGCTGCCGTCGGAGCCATCGGTACCGGCGTCCACCCCGTCCCTCCCGGCCACCGTGCCGGCGCTCCCGGCAGCAGCCCAGCCGGGAACTCACCAGTAA
- a CDS encoding YciI family protein → MSEYLILIYTDEARFPEPVGDEVDPSFLKFMSDNQHVLLGGAGLQRTGTATTVRRDGDGSFAVTDGAFAETKEALGGYFLIDVPDLDAAISVARQIPQPWGGGVEVRPLRVRS, encoded by the coding sequence ATGTCCGAATACCTGATCCTCATCTACACCGACGAGGCTCGCTTCCCCGAGCCGGTGGGTGACGAGGTCGATCCCAGCTTCCTGAAGTTCATGTCCGACAACCAGCACGTGCTGCTCGGCGGCGCCGGCCTGCAGCGTACTGGGACGGCCACGACCGTCCGCCGCGACGGTGACGGCAGCTTCGCCGTCACGGACGGGGCGTTCGCTGAGACGAAGGAAGCCCTCGGCGGGTACTTTCTCATCGACGTCCCGGATCTTGACGCCGCGATTTCGGTCGCGCGGCAGATCCCGCAGCCGTGGGGCGGCGGGGTGGAGGTGCGTCCACTGCGGGTCCGGTCCTGA
- the tadA gene encoding tRNA adenosine(34) deaminase TadA, with protein sequence MPAARPNSPAPETLHESWMRRALHEAQAAETTGDVPIGAVVIGPDGRVLAAGRNEREATGDPTAHAEVQAIRAAAAALSHDDAGDGWRLADCTLVVTLEPCAMCAGAIVLARIPRVVFGAWDEKAGAAGSVFDILRERRLNHWVEVYPGVLEEECGTILREFFAAHR encoded by the coding sequence ATGCCCGCCGCCCGACCCAACTCGCCTGCGCCGGAGACTCTCCACGAGTCGTGGATGCGGCGTGCGCTCCATGAGGCACAGGCGGCAGAGACCACGGGGGACGTGCCCATCGGTGCCGTCGTGATCGGGCCGGATGGCCGCGTGCTCGCCGCAGGGCGCAACGAACGCGAGGCGACCGGCGACCCGACGGCGCACGCCGAGGTCCAGGCGATCCGCGCCGCCGCTGCCGCCCTCTCGCACGACGACGCGGGCGACGGCTGGCGGCTGGCCGACTGCACTCTGGTGGTCACCCTCGAGCCGTGCGCGATGTGCGCGGGGGCAATCGTGCTCGCACGCATTCCGCGGGTCGTGTTCGGGGCGTGGGACGAGAAGGCCGGGGCCGCCGGTAGCGTGTTCGACATCCTGCGCGAGCGCCGGCTCAACCACTGGGTCGAGGTGTACCCGGGCGTCCTCGAAGAAGAGTGCGGGACGATCCTACGGGAGTTCTTCGCGGCGCACCGCTGA
- a CDS encoding ABC transporter ATP-binding protein: protein MGETHSGGPPAIAISSLTKRYGDKFALDGISLRITPGEVAAVLGPNGAGKTTLIELLLGMRTPTAGTIEVFGASPSSRAVKSRVGAMLQDTGAPDGLTVREIVTLVSSYYPVGIPVAEALERAGLTEHLRKKTNELSGGLRQRLSFAMAVVGDPDLMYLDEPTASLDVAARREFWTQVQGFAGLGKTILFSTHNLSEADEFAQRLILLDSGRVIQDSTPEAAKRLVAGRRVALTTDAPLDVLSTTAGVIHAEFDGGDPPPTSALPGKARAAVVRCNSPEALLRRLFTEGWSVADLTVTEATLEDAFLHLTDRTTKPQPSDGGTP from the coding sequence ATGGGGGAAACGCACAGCGGCGGCCCGCCAGCCATCGCCATCTCATCACTCACCAAGCGCTACGGCGACAAGTTCGCCCTCGACGGCATCTCACTCAGGATCACGCCAGGCGAGGTCGCCGCCGTTCTCGGTCCGAACGGCGCCGGAAAGACCACCCTGATCGAGCTCCTGCTGGGCATGAGGACCCCGACGGCCGGCACGATCGAAGTGTTCGGTGCGTCGCCGTCCTCGAGAGCGGTCAAGTCCCGGGTGGGCGCCATGCTCCAGGACACCGGAGCGCCGGATGGGCTCACCGTCAGGGAGATCGTCACTCTGGTCTCGAGCTACTATCCGGTGGGGATTCCTGTGGCCGAGGCCCTCGAGCGCGCCGGCCTCACGGAACACCTGCGGAAGAAGACCAACGAGCTTTCTGGCGGTCTGCGGCAGCGGCTCTCGTTCGCCATGGCAGTCGTCGGGGACCCCGACCTGATGTACCTCGACGAACCGACGGCCTCGCTCGACGTCGCCGCGCGGCGCGAATTCTGGACCCAGGTGCAGGGCTTCGCCGGCCTTGGCAAGACGATCCTCTTCTCGACGCACAACCTCTCCGAGGCCGATGAGTTTGCCCAGCGCCTCATTCTCCTGGACAGCGGCCGCGTCATCCAGGACAGCACGCCCGAGGCCGCCAAGCGCCTCGTGGCCGGCCGCCGGGTGGCCCTCACGACCGACGCACCGCTCGACGTCCTGTCGACGACCGCGGGAGTCATCCACGCCGAGTTCGACGGCGGCGACCCGCCGCCCACTTCAGCGTTGCCGGGGAAGGCGCGCGCCGCCGTCGTGCGCTGCAACAGCCCGGAGGCACTCCTGCGCAGGCTCTTCACGGAGGGCTGGAGCGTTGCGGACCTGACGGTCACCGAGGCGACGCTCGAGGATGCCTTCCTGCACCTGACCGACCGAACGACCAAGCCGCAGCCAAGCGATGGGGGAACGCCGTGA
- a CDS encoding VOC family protein, translated as MDWKLELAFIPVSDVDRSIDFYVNKVGFHLDYDQRVNENLRFVQITPPGSACSIAFGEGLAPVPPGTSALQIVVGNINQAHDELASRGVAVSDVQILDWGHFVRFEDPDGNRWAIQYLPNRPNG; from the coding sequence ATGGACTGGAAACTCGAATTGGCCTTCATCCCCGTCAGCGACGTCGACCGCTCGATCGACTTCTACGTCAACAAGGTGGGCTTCCACCTCGACTATGACCAGCGTGTGAACGAGAACCTGCGTTTCGTGCAGATCACGCCGCCCGGGTCCGCGTGCTCGATCGCGTTCGGCGAGGGCCTCGCGCCCGTCCCGCCGGGCACCTCGGCGCTCCAGATCGTCGTAGGCAACATCAACCAGGCCCATGACGAGCTCGCCTCGCGGGGGGTGGCCGTGAGCGATGTCCAGATCCTGGACTGGGGGCACTTTGTGAGGTTCGAGGATCCCGACGGCAACCGGTGGGCCATCCAGTATCTGCCGAACCGTCCCAACGGCTGA
- a CDS encoding RNA polymerase sigma factor translates to MPTRAEVAAAVAEAHRAEWGFVLASTLRFAASIDEAEDAVQDAYVRALAAWESTGIPARPGAWLTTTARRRLLDARRRDATAARHLPELVGQDDPGPEPVDPSDGPWGSDSPADDRLRLIFTCCHPALAPEARAALTLRLLCGLTTAEIARCFLVSEPTMAARITRAKKKIAQARIPYRVPSIDELPERLETVLDVVHMIFTVGHTAPAGEDLVRADLMERAHETARLLHRLLPEEPGPAGLLALIVLTDARRAARLGADGAFIPLEDQDRALWDRRAMREGTALAKEALRRRPLSRFALMAAIAAVHDEGSSWEATDWREIVGLYDVLLGLWPSPVVALNRAVAVGFADGPAAGLAAMARLEFEPQLARYGYLAAARADFLRRIGRLDEARIAYEEALVLTDNEVERAYLERRLGGG, encoded by the coding sequence GTGCCGACACGGGCGGAGGTCGCCGCCGCGGTGGCGGAGGCGCACAGGGCGGAGTGGGGCTTCGTCCTCGCTTCGACCCTCCGCTTCGCCGCGAGCATCGACGAGGCGGAGGACGCCGTCCAGGACGCCTACGTGCGCGCCCTCGCCGCATGGGAGTCCACGGGGATCCCCGCCCGGCCCGGGGCCTGGCTGACGACGACGGCCCGTCGCCGCCTGCTCGACGCGCGTCGCCGCGACGCGACCGCAGCCCGCCATCTCCCCGAGCTTGTCGGGCAGGACGACCCCGGCCCGGAACCCGTGGACCCGTCCGATGGTCCGTGGGGCTCGGACAGCCCCGCCGACGACAGGCTCCGCCTCATCTTCACGTGCTGCCACCCGGCGCTGGCGCCCGAGGCACGCGCGGCGCTCACGCTCCGGCTCCTGTGCGGCCTCACGACGGCGGAGATTGCGCGCTGCTTCCTCGTCTCCGAGCCGACGATGGCGGCACGGATCACCCGCGCCAAGAAGAAGATCGCACAGGCCCGCATCCCCTACCGCGTCCCGAGCATCGACGAGCTCCCCGAGCGGCTGGAGACGGTCCTCGACGTGGTGCACATGATCTTCACGGTCGGCCACACGGCCCCCGCCGGAGAAGACCTCGTGCGGGCCGATCTGATGGAGCGAGCCCACGAGACGGCCCGCCTGCTCCACCGCCTCCTCCCTGAGGAGCCCGGCCCCGCCGGACTCCTCGCGCTCATCGTCCTCACGGACGCGCGCCGCGCCGCCCGCCTCGGGGCGGACGGCGCGTTCATCCCCCTCGAGGACCAGGACCGCGCCCTATGGGACCGCCGGGCCATGCGCGAGGGGACGGCGCTCGCGAAGGAGGCGCTGCGCCGTCGCCCCCTGAGCCGGTTTGCGCTCATGGCGGCCATCGCGGCGGTGCATGACGAGGGGTCGAGTTGGGAGGCCACGGACTGGCGCGAGATCGTTGGACTGTATGACGTTCTCCTCGGGCTCTGGCCGTCCCCCGTCGTGGCGCTCAACCGGGCCGTCGCGGTCGGATTCGCGGACGGCCCCGCGGCGGGTCTCGCTGCCATGGCCCGGCTCGAGTTCGAGCCGCAGCTCGCCCGCTATGGCTACTTGGCAGCCGCCCGAGCCGACTTCCTGCGGCGCATCGGGAGGCTCGACGAGGCGCGGATCGCCTACGAGGAGGCGCTCGTTCTCACGGACAACGAGGTCGAGCGGGCCTACCTCGAACGCAGGCTCGGCGGCGGCTGA
- a CDS encoding phosphatase PAP2 family protein, whose amino-acid sequence MRERSALHRFVDALARRVGPNASMWMLLGVGAALVVGFSWAGGEVYESVVEHDALGALDKPVLDFAITLRTPWADAAATAFTEVGGTVIAPIVAAVAMIILAVWMRHWLPLVLIPAAGIGALLVTVFGKQVTDRARPPLDLAVPPYEHSPSFPSGHTLNATVLAGIVVYLICLQVHHAWVRAVAIGLGGLYALAIGLSRVFLGHHWLTDVVAAWFLGCAWLTIVVMAHQFFHLVRQSRDAAARAAGAHDGGAGLPPSASSQQG is encoded by the coding sequence ATGCGGGAGCGGAGCGCGCTGCACCGCTTCGTCGATGCCCTGGCCCGGAGAGTCGGCCCCAACGCGTCTATGTGGATGCTCCTCGGGGTGGGCGCGGCCCTCGTCGTCGGGTTCTCGTGGGCTGGCGGCGAGGTGTACGAGTCGGTAGTCGAGCATGATGCGCTTGGGGCGCTGGACAAGCCTGTCCTCGACTTCGCCATCACCCTCCGCACGCCCTGGGCCGATGCCGCGGCCACCGCCTTCACGGAGGTCGGCGGCACTGTGATCGCGCCGATCGTCGCCGCCGTGGCGATGATCATCCTCGCCGTGTGGATGCGTCACTGGCTCCCCCTCGTCCTCATTCCGGCTGCAGGGATCGGGGCGCTGCTCGTGACCGTCTTCGGCAAGCAGGTCACCGACCGCGCCCGCCCGCCGCTCGACCTCGCAGTCCCGCCCTACGAGCATTCGCCGTCGTTCCCGAGCGGCCACACCCTCAACGCGACGGTTCTCGCCGGGATCGTCGTCTACCTCATCTGCCTCCAAGTGCACCACGCGTGGGTCCGCGCGGTCGCGATCGGCCTCGGCGGACTGTACGCGCTCGCGATCGGGCTCTCGCGGGTGTTCCTGGGCCACCACTGGCTCACCGACGTTGTCGCCGCATGGTTCCTTGGGTGTGCGTGGCTGACGATCGTGGTCATGGCGCACCAGTTCTTCCATCTCGTTCGGCAGTCGCGCGATGCTGCGGCCCGTGCGGCGGGCGCGCACGACGGCGGTGCCGGACTGCCGCCGTCGGCCTCCTCCCAGCAGGGGTGA